The window GGGATAAAAGGCCCGCGAGGGCGGACTCGCCTGGCCGTGGACAAGGTCTACGAGGCCGTCGAATCGCAGTCCGACGGCCCACACGTGCGCTTACAGCACCGGCAGGTAGCGGCCGAGCTCGAACTCGGTCACATGGCGGCGGTACTCTCGCCACTCCGCCCGCTTGTTGCGCAGGAAGAAGTCGAAGACGTGCTCGCCCAGCGTCTCGGCCACCAGCTCGCTCTGCTCCATGACGGCGATGGCCTCGTCGAGGGACTGCGGCAGCGGCCGGATGCCGAGGGCGCGGCGCTCGGCGCTGGTGAGCGTCCAGACGTTGTCCTCGGCGGCGGGCGGTAGTTCGTAGCCGTGCTCGATGCCGCGCAGCCCGGCGGCGAGGATGAGCGCGAACGCCAGGTAGGGGTTGCAGGCCGAGTCGAGCGAGCGGAACTCGATGCGGGTCGAGCCGCCCTTGTGCGGCTTGTACATGGGCACCCGGACCAGGGCCGACCGGTTGTTGTGGCCCCAGCAGATGTAGGACGGCGCCTCGCCGCCCTGGCCGGCGATGGCCTCGGCCCCGCCCCACAGGCGCTTGTAGGAGTTGACCCACTGGTTGGTGATCGCGGTGATCTCGGCGGCGTGCCGGAGCAGCCCCGCGATGAACGACCGGCCGGTCTTGGAGAGCTGGTAGTCGGCGCCGGCCTCGTAGAAGGCGTTGCGGTCGCCCTCGAACAGCGACATGTGGGTGTGCATGCCGGAGCCGGGGTGCTCGGTGAACGGCTTGGGCATGAACGAGGCCCAGATGCCCTGCTCCAGCGCGACCTCCTTCATGACCAGGCGGAAGGTCATGATGTTGTCGGCCGTGGTGAGGGCGTCGGCGTAGCGCAGGTCGATCTCCTGCTGGCCGGGGGCGCCCTCGTGGTGGCTGAACTCCACCGAGATGCCCATCGACTCCAGCATCATGATCGCCTGGCGCCGGAAGTCGTGGCCCGAGCTGTGCGGGGTGTGGTCGAAGTAGCCGCCGGAGTCGATCGGCTCGGGCCGCTGCCCCGGCTCGGGCCGCTGCTTCAGCAGGAAGAACTCGATCTCCGGGTGGGTGTAGAAGGTGAAGCCCATGTCGGCGCACTTGGCGAGCGTGCGCTTGAGCACCCAGCGCGGATCGGCGTGCGACGGCGAGCCGTCGGGCATGAGGATGTCGCAGAAGATGCGCCCGGCGCCCGGGATCTCGCTGCGCCACGGCAGGATCTGGAACGTCGCCGGGTCGGGCTTGGCGAGCATGTCGGCCTCGTAGACGCGGGCGAAGCCCTCGATGGCCGACCCGTCGAAGCCGATCCCCTCGGCGAAGGCGCCCTCGAGCTCGGCAGGCGCGATGGCCACCGACTTGAGGAAGCCGAGCACGTCCGTGAACCACAGCCGGATGAACCGGATGTCGCGTTCCTCAAGTGTGCGGAGCACGAACTCCTGCTGGCGGTCCAAGGCATCCCCTCGCGCGTGTACGGTACGGCTCTTCTTACCAGAATGCCGTGTCGTTGTTTCGCACAGGTTACGGGGAACGCCGGTGCGAGCCTCACTGACAAACAGTCCGCCCCGACCTACTGTGATCTTCGCAGTCAGTCTCGGGGGAGGCACGGGTGGCCATCGACCTGCTCAATCACAAGCTCGATCGAGCGTTCGACCACATCGACGCGGCCGGCCGGGAGGTCGTGGACCGCGAGGACCTGCTGGGGCTCGGGGCCCGCATCCTGGTCGGTTTCGGTGAGTCTCCGACCTCGCTCGCAGGGAGCGGCCTGGTGGGCGGCTTCGGCGGGATCTGGTCGGCCCTGTCCGGGGCGCTCGGCCGTGACGGCGACTGCCGGCTGACGCGGGAGGAGTTCCGTACGGCGATGACGAAGGCGTTCGTCGTCGGCGAGGAGTACGAGCCGGTGTTCCGCCCGGCGACGGTGGCCGTGGCGCAGATCTGCGACGGCGACGGGGACGGCCTGGTCGGGATGCGGGAGTTCCGGACGCTGCTCAGCGCGTACGGCACCGCCTACGACGACGTGGACGCGGCGTTCGACCGGCTGGACCACACCGGCAGGGGTGTGCTGACCGTGGCGGAGCTGGTGGCGGCCGCGCGGCAGTACTACGCGGGCACCGACCCGAACGCGGCGGGCAACTGGCTCTTCGGGCCCCTGTGAGCGCGCGGTGAGCCTCTTTCTGAACGGCCCGGTGAACGGCCCGGTGAACGGCCCGGTGAATGGCTCCGCGCACGACTCGGCGGCCGGTGTGATGACGACCGTGCGGACGGCGCTGCGGTCCGTGCTGCAGTGGCGGCCGCCCGCGCCTCGCCGGGGCGGCCCGGCCGCGCTGGCACTGCTGCGGCTGACCGATCGGGTGCCCGCGCTCGCGGCTCCGTGCCGCATGCATCCCGCCGTGTACGCCATCGAGGCCGCCGTGATCGACTGGGCGCGGCGGACCGGCCTGCGCGCTGACCCGGGCGTCGGGTTCCACCGGATCGCCGGGCGGGCGTTCGCCGAGTTCGACGCCGCGGCGGCGGCGCTGTTCGCGCAGTGGCTGACGTGGCTGTTCCACCTGGACGACGAGATGGACGAGGGACCGGCCCGGCTGGAGATCTTCCACGGCATGCTGGCGGGCGGCGCCTCCCATCCGCTGGAGGCGGCCTTCGCCGACCTGTGGCGGGTGACGAGCGCGCGGATGAGCGACCAGTGGCGGGCCAGGTTCGCGGTGAACCTGCGCCGCCAGCTCGACGCCTGCCGGATCGAGGCGGCCAACCGGGCGGCGGGCCGCATCCCGTCGCTGGAGCAGTATCCGGCGCTGCGCAGGGGTACCGTCGGCCCGTACCTGTACGACCTGGTGGAGCCGTGCCTGCGGGTGGAGGCCCCGGCGTGGCTGCACGGCTGCGAGCCGTGGCGGGAGCTGGTGGACGCCTGCAACGACGTGACGGCCTGGTGCAACGACGTGGCTTCGCGGCCGAAGGAGCGCGGCGACGGCCACAACCTGGTCGTGGTCGCCATGCACGAGTTGCGCCTGGACGAGCGGCAGGCCGTCGGGTGGGTGCTCGACCGGATCGCCGAGCGCTGCGAGGACATGCGCCGGGCGGCCGGGCGGCTGCCGCTGGACGAGCTGGGGCCGCGCGCCGCCAGGGACGTCAGCAAGGTGGCGTGCGCCTACCTGGCGGCGCCGCGCGCCCACATCGACTGGCTGGTGGAGTCGGCCCGGTACGCCTGACCCGGGTGTGCGGAAGGACGCGCTCGCTCCGGATCATCGGTGTGCGGCCCGGGTGGGCCGAACCCCTCGGCATCAACCGGCTAGCTCGTGGGGCAGGCCAGCGCGTCGCCCGTCGGGGTGCGGCGGTAGACGACGTCCTTGCCCACGCGCATCCCCACGGCCAGACCGCTGCCCCTGAGCACTCCGAGGTGCTGGCTGACCGCGCCGGGGGTGAGCGCCATCCGGCGGGCCAGCGACGAGGTGGTGCTCGGTTCGGCCAGCGCGAGCAGGATCTGCGCCCGGCTGCGGCCGATCAGGGCGGCGAGCGCGCCCGGCGCGGGCGGCGGTCCCTCCTCCCACAGCGTGCCGACCCCCTGCACGGGATAGATGAGCGTCGACTGGTAGGGGGCGGACAGGACGGCCGTGGACGGCCAGTAGAAGGCGGTCGGCACCAGCAGCAGCCCGTCGCCGTGCAGCCCGTCGACCGAGCAGATCCACGGCCGTTCGACGACGAGCCGCTCCCCCGTCCAGCTGACCGACGGGTCCAGCCCGGCGAACAGCTCCCGTGCCCCGCCTCGCGCGAGCTGCCGCGACTTGCGCAGCACGTCGCGTTCCAGCAGGGCGTAGACGCGCGGCCAGAACTCGGCGAAGCACGCCTCCCAGTACGCCAGCAGCGCCCCGGCCATCCGGGCGACACCGGCCGCCGGGTCGCTCCTGAACCGTTCGACGGCCGCCGGGTCCTCGCTGACCACGCGCCCGGCCTCGTCGGCGGCCTGTGCGGGCGGCGTGCGCCGGACGCGCTCCAGCTCCTCGGCGAAGTCGGCCAGCGGCGTCTCGGGCGGCGGGGTGAGGAAGTCGGGCAGGTAGCCGGTCGGCGGGACGAGCGCGAACAGCTCGGCCAGGCCGAGATCGGCCAGGCGGGGCCGGACGGCCTTGACCCACGGCAGGTGGACCGACTGCCTGGCCGGGTCGCGCAGCGTGCGCAGGCTGGCCACCAACTCCCACATCGGCGAGAACGCGAACCTGATCCGCGCCACGTCCTCCGGCTTCATCACCCAGGTCACGGCCACACCTTTTAGTCTGCACTAAAGCGATCGCCCGCCGCGCGGGGGACCGCCACCCTTGGTCGGGTGAGCACGTCATTCGCCGAGAGGCTCGGTTTCCTGCGTTCCGCGGTCGGCGGGCTGCCCCGCCCGTTCTGGGCCCTGTGGAGCGGCACGCTGGTGAACCGCCTGGGCACCATGGTCATGCCGTTCACCGGCGTCTACCTGACCCAGGCACGCGGCATGTCCGTCGCCGCGGCCGGGCTGGTGATGGCGGTGTTCGGGGCCGGTTCGCTGCTCTCGCAGCTGCTGGCGGGGGTGCTGGCCGACCGGATCGGCCGCCGGGCGACGCTGGCGGGCAGCATGGTGGCCACGGCGGTGACGATGCTGGCGTTGGGGTACAGCACGTCGCTGTTCGCCGTCACCGCGGCCATGTTCGTGCTGGGGCTGGTGATCGACGCCTACCGGCCGGCGTCGAACGCGCTGGTCGCCGACCTGGTGTCGCCGGCGGAGCGGCCCCGCGCCTACGGGCTGCTGTTCTGGGCGATCAACCTCGGGTACGCGGTCGGCATGACCGCGGGCGGCTGGCTGGCCGGGGTCGGATTCCTCTGGCTGTTCTGGATCGACGCGGTCAGTTGCGTGGCGTTCGCGGTCCTGGTCTGGCGGGCGGTGCCGGAGACCCGGCCGGCCGTGCGCGAGACGCCGGGCGGGTTCGGGCTGGTGTTGAGGGACCGGGTCATGCTCGGCTTCACGCTCACCGTGCTGGGCAACGCGTTCATGTACGCGCAGACGGTGACGATGCTGCCGGTCGCGATGACCAAGGTGGTGGGGCTGCCCACGGGCGAGTTCGGGGTGGTCATGGCGCTGAACGGGGTGCTGATCGTGATCGTCCAGCCGCTGGTGTCGAGCCGGCTCGGCCGTTTCGACCCCTCATGGGTGCTGGCGCTGGGCATGACCGTCATGGGGGTGGGCTTCGCGCTGACGGCGTTCGTCACCTCCGCGGCGGGGCTGGCGGCCACCATCGTGGTGTGGACGGCCGGGGAGATCGCCACCGCCGGCCTGGCGGGCGCGATCGTCGCCTTGCTCGCCCCCGCCCACCTGCGGGGCCGTTACTCGGGCCTGTTCGGGTTCGCCTGGTCGGCCGCCACCGTGCTCGCGCCGTTGACCGGTGGCGCGCTGCTCGAAGCCGGGCCGCGGGCGCTGTGGTTCACGGTCGGCGGGGTCGGGGTCGTCTCGGCGGTGGGGATGCTCGCGCTCGCGCCGGCGATCAGGCGCCGCTCGGCCACCGCTGCGGAGGAGCCGGCGGCTCTGAGCACCGCCTGACGCCGTCGGTGCCGCCGGCACGGTGGACAGCCGAGGGCCCGGCACTGTGGACATACGCCATATGCCTGCACAGCATTCGGCTCTACGCTTGCCCCTGCCATGCTGACATTCACCGCATTGGGACCGTTTCAGGCCTGGGCCGGCGGTGCCCCCCTCGACCTCGGCGGCCAGCGCCAGCGGGCGGTGCTCGCGCGCCTGCTCGTCGCCGGCGGCCGCGCCGTGCCCGTGACCACCCTCATCGACGAGCTCTGGCCGGGCCGCCCGCCCGCGCAGGCGCTGTCCACCGTCCAGGGGTACGTCTCCCGGCTGCGGCGCGCGCTCGAACCCGGGCGGGCGCCCCGCGAGGAGGCGGCCGTCCTGGTGTCGGCCGCGCCCGGCTACGCGCTGCGCGCCACGGTGGAGCAGGTGGACGCCTGGCGGTTCGAGAGCCTGGTCCGCTCCGACGGCGATCCGGCCGGGGTGTGGGCGGCCCTGGACGCCGCGCTGGGCTTGTGGCGCGGGCCGGCGCTGGCCGAGTTCGCCGACCTGACGTGGGCGCTCACGGAGGCGGGGCGGCTGGAGGAGCTCCGGCTGGTCGCCGTGGAACGCCGGGCCGACGCGGGACTGGCGCTCGGCCGGGCGACCGCGCTGGTGGCCGACCTGGAGGCGCACGCCTCGGCGCACCCGCTGCGCGAGGAGGCGTGGCGGCTGCTGGCGCTGGCGCTCTACCGGACCGGACGGCAGGGCGACGCGCTGGGCGCGCTGCGCCGGGCGCGGAAGGTGTGGCGGGACGAGCTGGGGCTGGACCTGACGAGCGGGCTGCGCCGGCTGGAGGGCGACATGCTGGCCCAGCGGCTGGAGGAGCCTGCGGCGCCGCCCTCGGCCGGCAGCTCAGGAGGTCGCCCCGGTGGCGCTTCCAGCGGCGGGGGTCGCGGGGCGGTGGCCGGGGCCGCCGGGACGGGCGGTGCGCCGGGCGGTGCGGCCCCGGTGCGGGTGCTGGTGGCCGACGACCAGGCGCTGGTGCGGGCCGGGCTGCGGACCGTCCTGAGCGACGAGGAGGGCCTGGAGCCGGCCGGGGAGGCGGCCGACGGCGAGGAGGCCATCGCGGCCGTGCGCGCGAGCCGCCCCGACGTCGTGCTGCTCGACATCCAGATGCCACGCCTGGACGGCCTGGCCGCCGCCCGGCGGATCCTGGCCGAGGACCGCCCGCCCAAGGTGATCGTGATGACCACGTTCGGCAGCGACGAGAACCTCTACGCGGCGCTGCGGGCCGGGGTGAGCGGGTTCGTGCTGAAGACCTCGCCGCCCGAGCAGCTCGTGGCCGCCATCCGGGCCGCCTCCGCGGGCGACGCGCTGATCGACCCGGCCGTGACGACCCGGCTGATCGCGGGCTTCGCGGGCACGCCGGACCCGGCCGGTCCCCCGGGTCTGGCCGGGCTGTCCGACGACCGGATCGACGTGCTGAAGCTCGTCGCCCGCGGCCTGACGAACCAGCAGATAGCGCAGACCCTCTGCCTGCCCGGTCCGGCCGTCGCCGAGGAGGTGGGGGCGCTGCTGGCCCACCTCGGGCTGTTCGACCGGGCGCAGCTCGTCGTGGCGGCCTACGAGTCGGGGCTGGTGACCCCCGGAGCCGCAGGTGTGAAATAGTCCACTTTTCGTCGTTTGGACGATAAAAATCACCACGTACTAGGCTGGTCGCGTGGCACACCTGCGCATTGCCCTGGCCCAGACCAACCCGACCGTGGGCGACCTCACCGGCAACGCCGGCAAGCTCGTCGCCTGGACACGCGAGGCCGCCGACCGCGGCGCGCATCTGGTGGTCTTCACCGAGATGTTCCTCACCGGCTACCCGGTGGAGGACCTCGTGCTGCGTACCTCGTTCGTGGACGCCAGCATCAGGACTCTCGAGGAGACCGCGGTCCGGCTGCGGGAGGAGGGCCTCGGCGAGCTGCCTGTGGTCGTCGGCTACGTCGACCGGGCCGGCCTGGCGCCGCGCGTGGGGCAGCCGAAGGGCGCGCCGCTCGACGCGGCCGCGGTGCTGTGGCGCGGCGAGGTGGTCACCCGTACGGCCAAGCACCACCTGCCCAACTACGGCGTGTTCGACGAGTACCGCTACTTCGTCCGCGGCGACCGGCTGCCGATCTTCCGGCTGCACGGGGTGGACGTGGCCGTCGCCGTCTGCGAGGACCTGTGGCAGGACGGCGGGCCGGTGGCCGTCGTCGGGCAGGCGGGCGCCGGGCTGCTCGTGGCGCCGAACGCCTCGCCGTACGAGAAGGAGAAGGACGACGTCCGCCTGGAGCTGTGCGCCCGCCGGGCCCGTGAGGCCGGATGCGCGCTCGTGTACGTCAACCAGGTCGGCGGGCAGGACGAGCTGGTGTTCGACGGCGACTCGATCGTGGTCGACGCCTCCGGCGAGCTGGTGGCGCGGGCCGGCCAGTTCCGCGAGGAGCTGCTGACCGTCGACCTCGACCTGCCGGAGTCCGCGGCCGAGCCGGGCCGGTTCCCCTACGACGCGGGCGACGGCTCCACCATCACCGTGGACCGGATCGTGCTGTCCTCCGAGCCCGTCGCCCCCTACCCGGTGCGGCCTGCTACCGTCGCCGACCGGCCCGAGCTGCCCGCCGAGGTCTACTCGGCGCTGGTGCTGGCCGTGCGCGACTACGTGGCCAAGAACGGGTTCCAGTCGGTGATCCTCGGCCTGTCGGGCGGCATCGACTCGGCGCTGACCGCCACCATCGCCGCCGACGCGATCGGGCCCGAGCGGGTGCACGTCGTGCTGATGCCGTCGCGCTACTCCTCCGACCACTCCGTCGGCGACGCCGAGGAGCTCGTCCGCCGCCAGGGCCTCAACGCGCGGACCGTGCCGATCGCCGACATCGTCGACGCCTTCGAGAAGGAGATCGACCTGTCCGGCCTCGCCGCCGAGAACCTCCAGGCCCGCGTCCGCGGCATGATCCTCATGGGCCTGTCGAACGAGCACGGCCACCTCGTGCTGACCACGGGCAACAAGAGCGAGCTGGCCACCGGCTACTCCACCCTGTACGGCGACTCGGCCGGCGGCTTCGCGCCGATCAAGGACGTGCCGAAGACGATGGTGTGGGAGCTGTCGCGGTGGCGCAACGCGCACACCGACCCGTCGTTCCTGCTGCGGGCCGAGCGGCCGATCCCGGAGAACTCGATCACCAAGGAGCCGAGCGCCGAGCTGCGGCCCGACCAGCGCGACACCGACTCGCTGCCGCCGTACGAGGTGCTCGACCGGCTGCTGGACGACTACGTCGAGAAGGACATGGGCTCGGCCGAGCTGATCGCCGCCGGCCACGACCCCGACCTGGTCACGCGCGTCATCCGGCTGGTGGACCTGGCCGAGTACAAGCGCAGGCAGTACCCGCCGGGCCCGAAGATCACGCCGAAGAACTTCGGCCGCGACCGGCGGCTGCCCATCACCAACCGCTGGCGCGAGAGCACCTGAGGCCGGCCCGGCGCCCTGGAGGTGCCGGCGATCCGGGCGACTCTCCTGGCGGGCGGGCTCTCACGGGGTGAGGGCGGCCGCGACCGCGCGCAGCGCCGTCCCCGCGTCCAGGACGGGCCCGCCGTGGCCGACGCACACGCGATCCGCGCGTCGAGCTCGGCCAGCCTGCCGAACGAGCGCAGCATCTCGGCCCGGTCGAGGTTGAACACCCCGGGCGTGACCTGCCCGTTCACGTGCGCCACGGTGTCGCCGGTGAACAGGACGCCCGGTCCCGGCAGGTGGAGGGCGATGCTGCCGTCGGTGTGCCCCGGTGTGGCGATCACGCGGGCGCCGCCATGGCGCTGCCCGCGCTGCGGCGGCAGGGCATCGCGATGCCCGACCCGGCGGGCGCCGCCGAGTGGCGCGGCTACCTGACGCGGCTCGCGGACCGGTTCGGCATCCCGCTGCGGTTCAACGCGCCCGCCATCGGCCAGAGTCACCTGGTCGAGCAGTTCCTGCGGGAGAAGACCGCCGTCGGCCTGGGCGAGATGAGCATCGACGCCGCGGGGAGCGGCCTGCGTCGCATCCCCATCGTGGAGCCGGCGATCCTCCTGCCGTGGTGAGTCGTCTGGCACCGGCGCAACCCGCGCCCCCTCCTGCGGACGCTGCTGCGCCACCTGCCCTCGGCCGCCTTCCCTCCCCCGCCGATCCCGGGCGGTGGGTGCCCGAGACGGACCTGCGGCCCGTGGAGCCCTGACGGGCCGGGCCCCCTGGCGGAATCCGGTTGCCAGACGCGGTTCCATCGCCGACGATCACTCTGATGAGCACTGAGCAGATCCCTGAGACCCCCGAGACTCCCGCCCGGCAGGCCCGCCCGGTGGCGCTCGTCACCGGCGTGGGCCGCACGGCCGGCATCGGCGCGGGGATCGCGCGGAGCCTGGCGGCGTCGGGATGGGACGTCGCGTTCACCTACTGGACCGCCTACGACGAGCGCATGGCCTGGGGCAGCGAGCCGGAGGCGGCCGCCACGACCCGGGAGACGCTCGCCGGGCACGGCGCGGCGAGCGTGGCGATCGAGGCGGATCTGGCGGAGGTCGACGCCGCCGCCCGGATCTTCGACGAGGCCGAGCGGGCCCTGGGGGCCGTCACGGCACTGGTGATGTGCCACTGCGAGTCGGTCGACTCCGGCCTGCTCGACACCACGGTCGCGAGCTTCGACCGGCACTTCGCCGTCAACGCGCGCGCCACCTGGCTGCTGATCCGCGAGTACGGGCGGCGCTTTCGCGGCTGGCCCGGCACGGGCCGGATCATCGGCCTCACCAGCGACCACACGGTGGGCAACGTCCCCTACGGAGCGAGCAAGGGCGCCATGGACCGCGTCATCCTCGCGGCGGCCCGCGAGCTGGCCCACCTCGGCGTCAGCGCCAA is drawn from Nonomuraea muscovyensis and contains these coding sequences:
- a CDS encoding SDR family oxidoreductase; translated protein: MSTEQIPETPETPARQARPVALVTGVGRTAGIGAGIARSLAASGWDVAFTYWTAYDERMAWGSEPEAAATTRETLAGHGAASVAIEADLAEVDAAARIFDEAERALGAVTALVMCHCESVDSGLLDTTVASFDRHFAVNARATWLLIREYGRRFRGWPGTGRIIGLTSDHTVGNVPYGASKGAMDRVILAAARELAHLGVSANVVNPGPIDTGWMSDEVRAACLSRTPLGRLGTPQDTAHLVGFLCSPEGQWVNGQLLMSDGGFS
- a CDS encoding BTAD domain-containing putative transcriptional regulator gives rise to the protein MGPFQAWAGGAPLDLGGQRQRAVLARLLVAGGRAVPVTTLIDELWPGRPPAQALSTVQGYVSRLRRALEPGRAPREEAAVLVSAAPGYALRATVEQVDAWRFESLVRSDGDPAGVWAALDAALGLWRGPALAEFADLTWALTEAGRLEELRLVAVERRADAGLALGRATALVADLEAHASAHPLREEAWRLLALALYRTGRQGDALGALRRARKVWRDELGLDLTSGLRRLEGDMLAQRLEEPAAPPSAGSSGGRPGGASSGGGRGAVAGAAGTGGAPGGAAPVRVLVADDQALVRAGLRTVLSDEEGLEPAGEAADGEEAIAAVRASRPDVVLLDIQMPRLDGLAAARRILAEDRPPKVIVMTTFGSDENLYAALRAGVSGFVLKTSPPEQLVAAIRAASAGDALIDPAVTTRLIAGFAGTPDPAGPPGLAGLSDDRIDVLKLVARGLTNQQIAQTLCLPGPAVAEEVGALLAHLGLFDRAQLVVAAYESGLVTPGAAGVK
- a CDS encoding MDR family MFS transporter, with the protein product MSTSFAERLGFLRSAVGGLPRPFWALWSGTLVNRLGTMVMPFTGVYLTQARGMSVAAAGLVMAVFGAGSLLSQLLAGVLADRIGRRATLAGSMVATAVTMLALGYSTSLFAVTAAMFVLGLVIDAYRPASNALVADLVSPAERPRAYGLLFWAINLGYAVGMTAGGWLAGVGFLWLFWIDAVSCVAFAVLVWRAVPETRPAVRETPGGFGLVLRDRVMLGFTLTVLGNAFMYAQTVTMLPVAMTKVVGLPTGEFGVVMALNGVLIVIVQPLVSSRLGRFDPSWVLALGMTVMGVGFALTAFVTSAAGLAATIVVWTAGEIATAGLAGAIVALLAPAHLRGRYSGLFGFAWSAATVLAPLTGGALLEAGPRALWFTVGGVGVVSAVGMLALAPAIRRRSATAAEEPAALSTA
- a CDS encoding NAD+ synthase; translation: MAHLRIALAQTNPTVGDLTGNAGKLVAWTREAADRGAHLVVFTEMFLTGYPVEDLVLRTSFVDASIRTLEETAVRLREEGLGELPVVVGYVDRAGLAPRVGQPKGAPLDAAAVLWRGEVVTRTAKHHLPNYGVFDEYRYFVRGDRLPIFRLHGVDVAVAVCEDLWQDGGPVAVVGQAGAGLLVAPNASPYEKEKDDVRLELCARRAREAGCALVYVNQVGGQDELVFDGDSIVVDASGELVARAGQFREELLTVDLDLPESAAEPGRFPYDAGDGSTITVDRIVLSSEPVAPYPVRPATVADRPELPAEVYSALVLAVRDYVAKNGFQSVILGLSGGIDSALTATIAADAIGPERVHVVLMPSRYSSDHSVGDAEELVRRQGLNARTVPIADIVDAFEKEIDLSGLAAENLQARVRGMILMGLSNEHGHLVLTTGNKSELATGYSTLYGDSAGGFAPIKDVPKTMVWELSRWRNAHTDPSFLLRAERPIPENSITKEPSAELRPDQRDTDSLPPYEVLDRLLDDYVEKDMGSAELIAAGHDPDLVTRVIRLVDLAEYKRRQYPPGPKITPKNFGRDRRLPITNRWREST
- a CDS encoding terpene synthase family protein is translated as MSLFLNGPVNGPVNGPVNGSAHDSAAGVMTTVRTALRSVLQWRPPAPRRGGPAALALLRLTDRVPALAAPCRMHPAVYAIEAAVIDWARRTGLRADPGVGFHRIAGRAFAEFDAAAAALFAQWLTWLFHLDDEMDEGPARLEIFHGMLAGGASHPLEAAFADLWRVTSARMSDQWRARFAVNLRRQLDACRIEAANRAAGRIPSLEQYPALRRGTVGPYLYDLVEPCLRVEAPAWLHGCEPWRELVDACNDVTAWCNDVASRPKERGDGHNLVVVAMHELRLDERQAVGWVLDRIAERCEDMRRAAGRLPLDELGPRAARDVSKVACAYLAAPRAHIDWLVESARYA
- a CDS encoding glutamine synthetase family protein, producing the protein MDRQQEFVLRTLEERDIRFIRLWFTDVLGFLKSVAIAPAELEGAFAEGIGFDGSAIEGFARVYEADMLAKPDPATFQILPWRSEIPGAGRIFCDILMPDGSPSHADPRWVLKRTLAKCADMGFTFYTHPEIEFFLLKQRPEPGQRPEPIDSGGYFDHTPHSSGHDFRRQAIMMLESMGISVEFSHHEGAPGQQEIDLRYADALTTADNIMTFRLVMKEVALEQGIWASFMPKPFTEHPGSGMHTHMSLFEGDRNAFYEAGADYQLSKTGRSFIAGLLRHAAEITAITNQWVNSYKRLWGGAEAIAGQGGEAPSYICWGHNNRSALVRVPMYKPHKGGSTRIEFRSLDSACNPYLAFALILAAGLRGIEHGYELPPAAEDNVWTLTSAERRALGIRPLPQSLDEAIAVMEQSELVAETLGEHVFDFFLRNKRAEWREYRRHVTEFELGRYLPVL
- a CDS encoding EF-hand domain-containing protein encodes the protein MAIDLLNHKLDRAFDHIDAAGREVVDREDLLGLGARILVGFGESPTSLAGSGLVGGFGGIWSALSGALGRDGDCRLTREEFRTAMTKAFVVGEEYEPVFRPATVAVAQICDGDGDGLVGMREFRTLLSAYGTAYDDVDAAFDRLDHTGRGVLTVAELVAAARQYYAGTDPNAAGNWLFGPL
- a CDS encoding DUF5937 family protein; translation: MTWVMKPEDVARIRFAFSPMWELVASLRTLRDPARQSVHLPWVKAVRPRLADLGLAELFALVPPTGYLPDFLTPPPETPLADFAEELERVRRTPPAQAADEAGRVVSEDPAAVERFRSDPAAGVARMAGALLAYWEACFAEFWPRVYALLERDVLRKSRQLARGGARELFAGLDPSVSWTGERLVVERPWICSVDGLHGDGLLLVPTAFYWPSTAVLSAPYQSTLIYPVQGVGTLWEEGPPPAPGALAALIGRSRAQILLALAEPSTTSSLARRMALTPGAVSQHLGVLRGSGLAVGMRVGKDVVYRRTPTGDALACPTS